The following coding sequences are from one Candidatus Borkfalkia ceftriaxoniphila window:
- a CDS encoding phospho-sugar mutase encodes MDYKEKYESWLKDPALCEEGKAELSSIAGDEKAIEYRFGAQLEFGTAGMRGIIGYGTNMMNVYTVRRATQGLAEYVRSLGEAACRRGVAISFDTRRKSDEFAKAAAGVLAANGVRVWLYNDVHPVPMLSYAVRKLGAVAGIMITASHNPKEYNGYKVYGEDGAQMSPDATADVVKFISAIGDCFAVKEERNALIRRVPASVDKSYYKNLTKLSLSRRAVRKVGKDLKLVYTPVHGSGYVPVTTILKKLKINVSVVEEQVAKDPDFSTVEVPNPEFKETLSKGIALADKIHADAVFGTDPDSDRLGVAVKNEKGEFVALSGNQVGILLLDYILTRLKEEGKLPENGAVVKSFVTTGMAKAICDDFGVELLDVPVGFKFIGEKIKEFEADGSHTFLFGFEESCGYLRGTDGSRDKDAVVASMLFAELCCYYTYKQQTVYQHLMDIYAKYQYVLDRNVSIKFDGLNAMKEMNAVVDSLKSKSVEKFDIYNVVAVRDYSSAVRRLADGTEEKMDIPTSNAVYYELENGSFICVRPSGTEPKLKIYYSVKAKDEESAEKALERMRGAFEKMLK; translated from the coding sequence ATGGATTATAAGGAAAAGTACGAGAGTTGGTTGAAGGATCCGGCTCTCTGCGAAGAGGGGAAAGCGGAACTTTCGTCGATCGCGGGCGACGAAAAGGCGATAGAATACCGGTTCGGAGCACAACTCGAGTTCGGCACGGCGGGCATGCGCGGCATCATCGGCTACGGCACGAACATGATGAACGTATACACCGTGCGCCGCGCAACGCAGGGACTTGCGGAATACGTCAGATCGCTGGGCGAGGCGGCTTGCCGCCGCGGCGTGGCGATTTCTTTCGATACCCGCAGAAAGTCGGACGAGTTCGCCAAAGCCGCGGCGGGCGTTCTCGCAGCCAACGGCGTACGCGTCTGGCTGTATAACGACGTGCATCCCGTTCCCATGCTCTCCTATGCCGTCCGTAAACTGGGCGCGGTCGCGGGCATCATGATCACCGCCAGCCACAATCCGAAAGAATATAACGGTTATAAAGTGTACGGCGAGGACGGCGCGCAAATGTCGCCCGATGCGACGGCCGACGTCGTGAAGTTTATTTCCGCGATCGGCGATTGTTTCGCGGTGAAAGAGGAGAGAAACGCCCTTATCCGCCGCGTGCCCGCCTCCGTCGATAAGAGTTATTATAAAAATCTGACCAAACTGTCGCTTTCCCGCCGCGCGGTGCGCAAAGTCGGCAAAGATCTCAAACTCGTTTATACCCCCGTGCACGGCAGCGGCTACGTTCCCGTCACCACCATTTTGAAAAAGTTGAAAATCAACGTTTCCGTCGTGGAGGAGCAGGTCGCCAAAGATCCCGATTTTTCCACCGTCGAAGTGCCCAATCCCGAGTTCAAGGAAACGCTGTCCAAGGGCATCGCGCTTGCGGATAAGATACATGCGGACGCCGTGTTCGGCACCGATCCCGATTCCGATCGGTTGGGCGTCGCCGTCAAAAACGAAAAGGGCGAATTCGTCGCGCTTTCGGGAAATCAGGTGGGCATTTTGTTGCTCGATTATATCCTGACGCGGCTCAAAGAGGAGGGCAAACTTCCCGAAAACGGCGCGGTCGTCAAAAGTTTCGTCACGACCGGCATGGCAAAGGCCATCTGCGACGATTTCGGCGTGGAACTTTTGGACGTTCCCGTCGGGTTCAAGTTTATCGGCGAAAAAATCAAGGAATTCGAAGCGGACGGTTCGCATACCTTTTTATTCGGGTTCGAAGAAAGTTGCGGATATCTGCGCGGCACCGACGGCAGCCGCGATAAGGACGCGGTGGTCGCCTCCATGCTGTTTGCCGAACTTTGCTGCTATTACACCTATAAACAGCAGACCGTGTACCAGCATCTGATGGATATTTACGCAAAATACCAGTATGTGCTCGACCGCAACGTGAGTATCAAATTCGACGGGCTCAACGCCATGAAAGAAATGAACGCGGTCGTCGATTCGCTCAAAAGCAAGAGCGTTGAAAAGTTCGATATCTACAACGTCGTTGCGGTGCGCGATTATTCCTCCGCCGTGCGTAGGCTTGCGGACGGCACGGAAGAAAAAATGGATATCCCGACCTCCAACGCGGTCTATTACGAGTTGGAAAACGGCAGTTTTATCTGCGTGCGGCCCAGCGGCACCGAACCCAAACTGAAAATTTATTATTCGGTCAAAGCGAAAGACGAGGAGTCGGCGGAAAAGGCTTTAGAAAGGATGCGCGGCGCCTTCGAAAAAATGCTCAAATAA